The Paracholeplasma brassicae genome contains a region encoding:
- the pulA gene encoding type I pullulanase yields the protein MTKMKKLTLLFLMIYSSLFIVSNLKAAVDSPNLYFHYFRYDATYTDWDAHIWKFGDTGVDILPVDETINSKTWGTFKKDGPVGLEDEYGFIIRSRGSWDKDREPGGDRIVKVSDGKLIDGDYHFYIIQGDVVVYSEVPETFHKILTATFTSSTEVRFQTTVDVPNLSSVKLYKDDVLVPVNNLKGSKTGYTFTTDTVDLSFVYRLEALFDDQGATTAKLNVGFNGVYNSPFFEAAYGYEGNDLGVSYSPTATTFKLWAPISDEVTLNIYDAGHPTSVRADGDDTATTHIMTRGEKGVFELTLNEDLKNKYYTYTVKNGNVINEVVDPYATSSGVNAIRGAIVDLESTNPSGWDDLELPKYSGRYVDAIIYELHVRDLTSHSSWTGKREHVGKFLGIVESGTTYTKGETTVKTGLDHMVELGITHLHLLPAFEFGYVDETRLDDPNYFNVKDGGFNWGYMPTLFNVPEGSYSTDPYTGSTRVSEFKQMVKGLSDNGIRTVMDVVYNHTGDANYNFNKILPNYFFRLNSEGSLSNGSGTGNETASEHYMMRKFMVDSLIYWATEYNVKGFRFDLMALHDVETMNLIAEELHKIDPTIIIYGEPWTGGTTPLPLSQQATKQTMNQMPGVASFNDIARNSIRGSNNGEGPGWVQGKNDEVGNIKNTILGTRGTDYTFTSPNQNVNYVSAHDNSTLADQIRLTSGGKTNVIRKLMQVQANAIVLMSQGVPFIHAGAEMMRSKPDKSDNEHVKEGLNYNSYNASDKVNQINYNFKVDYNDVFTEYKELIEFRKTHPSFRLNTFDEVDQTVSLLETGNDGLVAYRLKNNKDIYPDMIVIHNNGTLPMAHFTLPQGTDETNVDGDLVWKIAYTSLAQTINNAEIENGKTVNISAHETIVVYYGQNSNATEVIPEPSDSNDFPLLAMVLIPSAIILGVGAGLFFYFKKR from the coding sequence ATGACAAAAATGAAAAAGTTAACGTTACTATTTTTAATGATTTATTCATCCTTATTTATAGTGTCGAATTTAAAAGCTGCGGTAGACAGCCCAAATCTATACTTCCACTATTTTAGGTATGACGCAACCTATACCGACTGGGACGCACATATTTGGAAATTTGGAGATACCGGCGTTGATATTCTTCCAGTCGATGAAACAATCAACTCCAAAACCTGGGGTACATTTAAAAAGGATGGTCCTGTCGGTTTAGAAGATGAATACGGGTTTATTATCCGTTCAAGAGGATCATGGGATAAAGACCGTGAACCGGGTGGTGACCGTATCGTCAAAGTAAGTGATGGTAAATTGATTGATGGCGACTATCACTTCTACATTATTCAAGGTGATGTGGTTGTTTATTCCGAAGTACCTGAAACCTTCCACAAGATTTTAACGGCTACTTTTACCTCATCGACTGAAGTTAGATTTCAAACAACCGTTGATGTTCCGAATTTATCCTCTGTTAAATTATATAAAGATGACGTCTTAGTCCCTGTAAACAACCTTAAGGGATCAAAGACCGGTTACACCTTTACAACAGACACCGTCGATTTATCTTTCGTTTATCGCTTAGAGGCTTTATTTGATGATCAAGGCGCAACCACAGCTAAGTTAAATGTCGGTTTCAATGGGGTATATAATTCACCATTTTTCGAAGCGGCTTATGGTTATGAAGGTAACGATTTAGGTGTTTCGTATTCACCAACCGCTACGACATTTAAACTATGGGCACCAATCAGCGATGAAGTGACTTTAAACATTTATGATGCTGGTCATCCAACCTCAGTAAGAGCAGACGGTGATGATACAGCCACGACACATATAATGACTCGTGGTGAAAAAGGGGTCTTTGAACTAACTTTAAACGAAGACTTAAAAAATAAATATTATACCTATACCGTAAAAAATGGCAACGTCATAAATGAAGTCGTTGACCCATATGCAACCTCAAGTGGTGTAAATGCCATTCGAGGGGCTATTGTCGATCTTGAATCTACCAACCCTAGTGGATGGGATGATTTAGAACTACCTAAGTACAGTGGCCGTTACGTTGATGCAATTATTTATGAACTACACGTTAGAGACCTGACTAGCCATAGCTCATGGACAGGTAAGAGAGAACACGTTGGTAAATTCTTAGGTATTGTGGAGTCAGGAACAACCTATACTAAAGGCGAAACAACCGTTAAAACGGGGCTTGACCACATGGTTGAACTCGGAATCACACACCTTCACTTATTACCAGCATTCGAATTTGGTTATGTCGATGAAACAAGACTCGATGATCCTAATTACTTCAACGTCAAAGATGGTGGGTTCAACTGGGGTTACATGCCAACGTTATTCAACGTGCCAGAAGGTTCTTATTCAACCGACCCTTACACTGGTTCAACAAGAGTAAGTGAATTTAAACAAATGGTTAAAGGGCTATCTGATAACGGCATAAGAACTGTGATGGACGTGGTCTATAACCACACAGGCGATGCGAACTATAATTTCAATAAGATTTTACCAAACTACTTCTTCCGCCTAAATAGCGAAGGCTCACTATCTAATGGTAGTGGTACAGGTAATGAAACCGCATCTGAACACTACATGATGCGTAAATTCATGGTCGATAGCCTCATCTATTGGGCGACCGAATATAACGTCAAAGGCTTCCGCTTTGACTTGATGGCACTTCATGACGTTGAAACCATGAATCTAATTGCTGAAGAATTACACAAAATCGATCCTACCATCATCATTTATGGTGAACCTTGGACAGGCGGTACAACCCCACTGCCGTTATCTCAACAAGCAACCAAACAAACCATGAATCAAATGCCTGGTGTTGCGTCATTTAATGATATCGCAAGAAACTCAATTCGAGGCAGCAACAACGGTGAAGGTCCAGGCTGGGTTCAAGGTAAAAATGACGAAGTTGGTAACATCAAAAACACCATTCTAGGTACTAGAGGTACGGATTACACCTTTACTAGTCCTAATCAAAACGTTAACTATGTATCAGCTCATGATAACTCAACACTTGCTGACCAAATCCGTTTAACATCTGGTGGGAAAACAAATGTGATACGTAAACTAATGCAAGTACAAGCAAACGCCATTGTCTTAATGTCTCAAGGTGTGCCTTTCATACACGCAGGTGCAGAAATGATGCGTTCAAAACCTGATAAATCTGATAATGAACATGTAAAGGAAGGATTAAACTACAACTCTTACAACGCCTCAGATAAAGTCAATCAAATCAACTATAACTTTAAAGTTGACTATAACGACGTCTTTACTGAATATAAAGAACTCATCGAATTTAGAAAAACACACCCTTCATTTAGACTAAATACATTTGATGAAGTCGATCAAACGGTTAGTCTACTTGAAACAGGTAATGATGGCCTAGTTGCTTATCGCTTAAAAAACAATAAAGACATCTACCCAGATATGATTGTTATACACAACAATGGTACATTACCGATGGCACATTTTACCTTACCACAAGGCACAGACGAAACAAACGTGGATGGCGACTTGGTTTGGAAAATTGCTTATACCAGTTTAGCACAAACAATCAATAACGCTGAAATTGAAAATGGTAAAACCGTCAATATCTCAGCGCATGAAACCATCGTTGTTTATTATGGACAAAATTCAAATGCAACCGAGGTCATTCCAGAACCATCCGACAGCAATGATTTCCCACTGCTTGCGATGGTATTAATTCCATCGGCAATCATTCTTGGTGTTGGTGCTGGCTTATTCTTCTATTTTAAAAAACGCTAA
- a CDS encoding pullulanase-associated domain-containing protein: MKKVLFALIALFTFAFSSSLFVEVDAAEGEKVVVHYYKFAGDYDGVGLWTWDNGTDDSHNKAFAKSGMDDAGWAIVEFPVDKATMSTEGKFLPFAFGVTQGESGWPAQGDAAKDSKNQQDVSYDREAFKASTENELHVYFVQGQDAAYMSREAAMIAAGLAKEDAEAPGTIDADFVTMTVIYYDATQDYEGWNIWTFGNGTDASKDGVDFMYEVNYTNEGITGVHQIAFIYINKATTEETGFILRTESWDKKFPSDIMFDNSELIAAGGGTVYYLAGEGSLRTGTLVEFLTDAYAFNFNSAVAASQTQITIEMNKEIVTVVVDEEGVKTPVFENSWIVLKDKDGNIVPIEDILFNSVVEKTKQFSIVLAEANELDPSKAPYTVSFDYEGQQAVKEVSYDTVAPTFTLLVDKNQRVEIGSTWALGLYTATDAVDGVLTPFVTASGIVDTSKVGTYTVTLSVSDALGNVGTEVLTINVYDPCDEETASASLWLGFISAPLAVAAIFARRFFL; the protein is encoded by the coding sequence ATGAAAAAAGTTTTATTTGCTCTAATCGCATTATTTACTTTCGCATTTAGTTCATCACTATTTGTTGAAGTAGATGCTGCTGAAGGAGAAAAAGTAGTTGTACATTACTACAAGTTCGCAGGCGACTATGATGGTGTAGGTCTTTGGACTTGGGATAATGGAACAGACGATTCTCACAACAAAGCATTTGCTAAGTCTGGCATGGACGATGCCGGATGGGCTATCGTTGAATTTCCAGTTGACAAAGCAACTATGTCAACAGAAGGGAAATTTCTACCATTTGCTTTTGGTGTAACTCAAGGTGAGTCTGGATGGCCAGCTCAAGGTGATGCTGCAAAAGACAGTAAGAACCAACAAGATGTTAGTTACGATCGTGAAGCATTCAAAGCAAGTACAGAAAATGAACTTCACGTTTACTTTGTTCAAGGCCAAGACGCTGCTTATATGTCAAGAGAAGCTGCAATGATCGCTGCTGGTCTTGCTAAAGAAGACGCAGAAGCACCTGGCACAATCGATGCAGATTTTGTTACGATGACTGTCATCTACTACGATGCAACTCAAGACTATGAAGGTTGGAACATTTGGACATTTGGAAATGGTACGGATGCTTCTAAAGACGGTGTAGACTTCATGTACGAAGTAAATTATACAAATGAAGGCATCACTGGTGTACACCAAATTGCTTTTATTTACATTAATAAAGCAACGACAGAAGAAACTGGATTTATCTTACGTACAGAATCATGGGATAAAAAATTCCCAAGTGACATTATGTTTGACAATAGTGAATTAATTGCTGCTGGTGGCGGTACGGTTTATTATTTAGCTGGTGAAGGTTCACTTAGAACTGGTACATTGGTTGAATTCTTAACAGACGCCTACGCATTCAATTTCAATTCAGCAGTTGCAGCATCACAAACACAAATTACGATTGAAATGAATAAAGAAATTGTAACAGTGGTTGTTGATGAAGAAGGTGTAAAGACACCAGTATTTGAAAACAGCTGGATCGTGTTAAAGGATAAAGATGGAAACATCGTTCCAATCGAAGATATTTTATTTAACTCAGTGGTTGAAAAAACAAAACAATTCTCAATCGTTTTAGCTGAAGCAAACGAGTTAGATCCTTCTAAAGCGCCTTACACTGTAAGTTTTGATTATGAAGGTCAACAAGCCGTTAAAGAAGTTAGTTATGATACTGTAGCACCGACATTCACATTATTGGTTGATAAAAACCAACGCGTTGAAATCGGTTCAACTTGGGCATTAGGTCTATACACAGCAACAGATGCTGTTGATGGCGTATTAACTCCATTTGTTACTGCATCAGGTATCGTTGATACATCTAAAGTTGGTACATATACCGTAACACTTAGTGTTTCTGACGCTCTAGGTAACGTTGGAACAGAAGTCCTTACAATTAATGTTTATGACCCATGTGACGAAGAAACAGCAAGTGCAAGTTTATGGTTAGGATTCATTTCTGCACCATTAGCAGTCGCAGCGATCTTCGCTCGTAGATTCTTTTTATAG
- a CDS encoding sugar ABC transporter substrate-binding protein has protein sequence MKKIISISITSLLAVVAIAFTIVSLTGCGKKAEPCITPTGGSVVNVGEIVKAKQEVSLWIDGEGYGAALKEAFEAKYPQYVLKTESVGSVDTRAKLELQGKQGADVIVFPHDHIGLALQSQVIQKLPTTLANQFRDEMLDATITTVESNGELYGVPLQAESIALFANMKLVQPLIDKGDLPAEFTFDDIVELAKTYNNREQSKYLLGIDIDDYYVAHMFFTAFGVELFGPNHDDPTKLGAEQPEMVEALTYIYEEYATKLVGTERVRLLPETATLTSDYLKTQFDAGNLPFMFSGPWGIEASAESDAAGTIDLKISKIPQITVDNVLADPVTFSGVQVAAVSSYTDVPAAAFTLLEFLASEEGLTIMYEETGKLPALKDLSNIPGLAEDEFLQGISAQLAFSQPMPSIPQMGFVWNTYATMLANVFNGVETPETAAAKAKTNYEALAGLAN, from the coding sequence ATGAAAAAAATTATATCTATTTCAATTACATCACTTCTTGCTGTAGTTGCAATCGCATTCACTATTGTCTCATTAACCGGTTGCGGTAAAAAAGCAGAACCATGCATCACCCCAACAGGTGGATCTGTGGTTAACGTAGGTGAAATCGTTAAAGCAAAACAAGAAGTTAGTTTATGGATTGATGGCGAAGGCTATGGCGCAGCATTAAAAGAAGCGTTTGAAGCTAAATACCCACAATACGTATTAAAGACAGAATCCGTTGGTTCAGTTGATACACGTGCGAAACTTGAGTTACAAGGTAAACAAGGCGCTGACGTTATCGTGTTCCCACATGACCACATCGGACTAGCTTTACAAAGCCAAGTCATTCAAAAATTACCAACCACATTGGCAAATCAATTCAGAGATGAAATGCTTGATGCGACAATCACAACAGTCGAATCAAATGGTGAACTTTACGGGGTTCCTCTACAAGCAGAATCAATCGCTTTATTCGCAAACATGAAGTTAGTTCAACCATTAATCGACAAAGGCGATTTACCAGCTGAATTCACATTTGATGATATTGTCGAATTAGCTAAAACATACAACAATAGAGAACAATCTAAATATCTTTTAGGTATTGACATTGATGACTACTATGTTGCACATATGTTCTTTACTGCTTTTGGCGTTGAATTATTTGGTCCTAACCATGATGATCCAACAAAATTAGGTGCAGAACAACCAGAAATGGTCGAAGCTTTAACTTACATTTATGAAGAATACGCTACAAAATTAGTCGGTACTGAAAGAGTAAGATTATTACCTGAAACAGCAACTTTAACAAGTGATTACCTAAAGACTCAATTTGATGCAGGTAACCTACCATTCATGTTCTCAGGTCCTTGGGGCATTGAAGCTTCAGCTGAATCAGACGCTGCTGGCACAATCGACTTAAAGATCTCTAAAATTCCTCAAATTACGGTTGATAACGTATTAGCTGATCCTGTGACTTTCTCAGGTGTTCAAGTAGCTGCTGTTAGTTCATACACTGACGTACCTGCTGCTGCATTTACTCTATTAGAGTTCTTAGCATCAGAAGAAGGTTTAACAATTATGTATGAAGAAACAGGTAAATTACCAGCACTTAAAGACTTATCAAATATTCCAGGCTTAGCTGAGGATGAATTCTTACAAGGCATTAGTGCTCAATTAGCATTCTCACAACCAATGCCATCAATTCCACAAATGGGATTTGTATGGAATACATACGCAACGATGCTTGCAAACGTATTTAATGGTGTTGAAACACCTGAAACTGCAGCTGCAAAAGCTAAGACAAACTACGAAGCATTAGCTGGATTAGCAAACTAA
- a CDS encoding carbohydrate ABC transporter permease, translating into MREEKRNNQILHIFKAIASSLIWGLGQLFNKQYIKAMMFFLVFGLMIGIEVSTGDYFNDQPFDFYETKIPGDYLGGENIRDKSGDSSFSVEFPRWLTFNNITTNDTEWNAFVQEHMANGKSTLTTDLIIEFTSARIRSIHEAKIDDINDQADSLAESQAITFVETRATDDLRVELQNPLATKETNPVEWQAIYDRLYPSLYPARYASRFNVNYNQLYDEEMLTDKYLSGMQRYFSEKVNQPGSNFILISGDDWNELLLRIYFGAFPEEYIEVYEEYDNFFYEKGGFFVKGIWSVITLGEAPQSTVDGSSRVAFLMPNGVLPFSYTVEGHNSTQLLLTGLIAILTLIYFLMIYVWNIRDAYKTSVARQKGVRVTEKEYFKSLYDNSFEYIVLMPAIVMLTYITIMPILFSLAIAFTNYNNQHIPPAQLVSWVGISNFRSLFSITGGSTIPFGDVFWKVFSWTLIWAIGATFTCFFGGFIQAVIINNKRVVFRKAWRAVLILPWAIPALVSQLMFKVIFHGEGIVNKFFELSGVNEFLRGIGSLGQPMSLLTASTATFMDRIVYLGDNSINWLGNEVNPWFVRIFIIVLNIWLGFPYFMALMSGVMTNISKELYEAAEIDGATPFVQFKQITMPLVLYQTSPLLIMTFAGNFNNFGMIYFITGGGPGGGESSRAFAGYTDILISWIYKLTTDANIRWYSMASVFSILIFLIIGSISAWNFLRTKSFKEEDMM; encoded by the coding sequence ATGCGTGAAGAAAAACGCAACAACCAAATCCTGCACATTTTCAAAGCGATTGCTTCAAGTTTAATATGGGGATTAGGACAATTATTTAACAAACAGTACATCAAAGCAATGATGTTCTTTTTAGTGTTTGGTTTGATGATTGGCATTGAAGTATCAACGGGGGATTATTTTAATGACCAACCGTTTGATTTTTATGAAACGAAGATTCCTGGTGACTATCTAGGTGGCGAAAACATCCGTGATAAGTCAGGTGATTCAAGTTTCTCAGTTGAGTTTCCAAGATGGTTAACGTTTAACAACATAACCACAAACGATACCGAATGGAATGCATTTGTTCAAGAACATATGGCTAATGGAAAATCAACACTTACGACCGATTTAATCATCGAATTTACGTCAGCACGTATTCGAAGTATTCATGAGGCAAAGATTGACGACATAAATGATCAAGCAGATAGTTTGGCTGAGAGTCAAGCCATAACATTTGTTGAAACACGTGCAACAGATGACTTAAGAGTTGAACTTCAAAACCCACTAGCAACCAAAGAAACAAATCCGGTTGAGTGGCAAGCCATCTATGACCGTTTGTACCCATCTTTATATCCGGCACGCTATGCGAGTCGTTTTAATGTAAACTATAACCAACTCTACGATGAAGAGATGCTTACAGACAAATATTTAAGTGGCATGCAACGCTATTTTTCTGAAAAAGTTAACCAACCAGGGTCAAACTTTATTCTAATTAGTGGGGATGACTGGAATGAATTATTACTTAGAATCTATTTTGGCGCTTTTCCTGAAGAGTATATCGAAGTTTATGAAGAGTATGATAATTTCTTCTATGAAAAAGGCGGTTTCTTTGTAAAAGGTATTTGGTCTGTAATTACACTTGGTGAAGCGCCTCAATCAACGGTTGATGGTAGCTCTAGAGTAGCATTTTTAATGCCAAATGGTGTCTTACCTTTCAGTTATACAGTCGAGGGGCACAATTCAACTCAATTGCTCTTAACAGGGTTAATTGCAATTTTAACTTTAATCTATTTCTTAATGATTTATGTGTGGAATATACGTGATGCATACAAGACATCGGTTGCGCGTCAAAAAGGTGTTAGAGTGACAGAAAAAGAGTACTTTAAATCTCTATATGACAATTCATTCGAATACATTGTATTAATGCCTGCCATTGTGATGTTAACGTATATTACAATTATGCCTATTTTATTTAGCTTAGCGATCGCTTTTACAAACTATAATAATCAACACATTCCACCAGCACAATTGGTTAGCTGGGTTGGAATATCAAACTTTAGATCGCTATTTAGTATTACTGGTGGATCGACAATTCCATTTGGTGATGTCTTTTGGAAAGTATTCTCTTGGACATTAATTTGGGCCATAGGTGCAACATTTACATGTTTCTTTGGTGGATTTATCCAAGCAGTCATTATTAATAATAAACGCGTGGTATTTAGAAAAGCATGGCGTGCAGTATTAATTCTACCATGGGCAATACCTGCGCTTGTTTCACAATTGATGTTTAAAGTAATTTTCCATGGTGAAGGGATTGTTAATAAGTTTTTTGAGCTTTCTGGTGTCAATGAATTCTTAAGAGGCATTGGCTCCTTAGGACAACCAATGTCACTACTAACGGCTTCAACAGCGACATTCATGGATAGAATCGTGTATCTAGGTGATAACTCAATTAACTGGTTAGGAAACGAAGTAAACCCATGGTTTGTCAGAATCTTCATTATTGTTTTAAACATTTGGCTAGGATTCCCTTACTTTATGGCATTAATGTCTGGGGTAATGACAAATATCTCTAAAGAATTATATGAAGCAGCAGAAATCGATGGTGCAACACCTTTTGTTCAATTTAAACAAATTACAATGCCGTTGGTCTTGTATCAAACATCACCACTATTGATTATGACTTTTGCTGGTAATTTTAACAACTTTGGTATGATTTATTTTATTACAGGCGGTGGACCTGGTGGTGGTGAATCATCTAGGGCGTTTGCAGGTTATACGGATATCCTGATTTCATGGATCTATAAACTAACCACTGACGCAAACATAAGATGGTATTCAATGGCCTCTGTATTCTCAATTTTAATCTTCTTAATTATTGGGTCTATTTCGGCTTGGAATTTCCTTAGAACGAAATCATTTAAAGAGGAGGACATGATGTAA
- a CDS encoding sugar ABC transporter permease: protein MENLLYIVGLLVVLFMMNFSVVTSVADAKKIKRQDVVVLALAPVYGIVKVLKLEAVELNPGLLKQRLNAKYLLLTALKFTIIVFLFVWALTNLNSNIVLLKMFAALVVIVMVFINQSVTHSIADNRGQNTFFAGLMGFLPLISIGFYLLIPSKRNILEQTVRKQYSVRELFGRAVIYTEMTVLAFLVLVPVIYIIGTALTDSSEIPYRLWPENVSFRNFEILTSQRWLKAGQAEPTKVYFIEWFKNTLLIAVVNMIASVLLITGSAYVFSRFKFKGKKFGLLSIMILQMFPTFLSLIAMYILFDTFGLLNKPLALVMVYTAGAIPFNIWLIKGYLQGVPKDLDESATIDGANKVQIFFKIILPLSLPIITFVAVGQFMAPWLDYILPSYILSGTGADASKGWTIAIGLFRFLEAGNSLYRPTLFAAGALVIAVPITVLYVTFQKYLIEGMTAGATKG, encoded by the coding sequence ATGGAAAACTTATTATATATTGTAGGCTTATTGGTTGTCCTTTTCATGATGAATTTCTCTGTCGTGACCTCGGTAGCTGATGCCAAGAAAATCAAACGTCAAGACGTCGTAGTCCTTGCGTTAGCGCCTGTTTACGGTATCGTTAAAGTGCTAAAGTTAGAAGCAGTTGAGCTCAATCCAGGGTTATTAAAACAAAGACTTAATGCAAAATATTTATTACTTACGGCATTAAAGTTTACGATAATCGTATTTTTATTTGTCTGGGCATTAACGAATTTAAACAGTAACATTGTTTTATTAAAAATGTTTGCGGCACTTGTTGTCATCGTCATGGTATTTATTAACCAATCTGTGACACACAGCATTGCAGACAATCGTGGACAAAACACATTTTTTGCTGGATTGATGGGATTCTTACCGTTGATAAGTATTGGTTTTTATTTGCTGATTCCATCAAAACGTAACATTCTAGAACAAACCGTCAGAAAACAATACTCAGTTAGAGAATTGTTTGGTCGTGCGGTAATCTATACGGAAATGACCGTGTTAGCTTTCTTAGTTTTAGTCCCTGTTATCTATATTATCGGTACAGCACTAACAGATAGCTCTGAGATTCCTTACCGTTTATGGCCAGAAAATGTATCATTTAGAAACTTTGAGATATTGACTTCTCAACGTTGGTTAAAAGCTGGACAAGCAGAACCAACCAAAGTCTATTTCATTGAATGGTTTAAAAATACATTATTAATTGCCGTGGTCAACATGATCGCATCGGTGTTATTAATTACAGGGTCGGCTTATGTGTTCTCAAGATTTAAATTTAAAGGTAAAAAATTCGGGTTGTTATCAATCATGATCCTTCAAATGTTTCCAACGTTTTTAAGCTTAATTGCAATGTACATTTTATTCGATACCTTTGGTCTACTTAATAAACCACTGGCCTTAGTTATGGTCTATACAGCAGGTGCAATTCCTTTTAACATTTGGCTAATTAAGGGTTATTTACAAGGTGTACCAAAAGACTTAGACGAATCTGCGACGATCGATGGTGCGAACAAGGTACAAATTTTCTTTAAGATTATTTTACCGCTATCACTCCCAATCATCACGTTTGTGGCGGTTGGTCAGTTTATGGCACCTTGGTTAGATTACATCTTGCCATCCTACATATTGAGTGGTACAGGTGCAGATGCATCTAAGGGCTGGACCATCGCAATCGGTCTATTTAGATTCCTTGAAGCAGGGAACTCCCTTTATAGACCTACCTTATTTGCTGCAGGTGCCTTAGTCATTGCAGTCCCTATTACCGTTTTATACGTCACCTTCCAAAAATATCTAATTGAAGGTATGACTGCGGGTGCAACGAAAGGATAA
- a CDS encoding glycoside hydrolase family 13 protein: protein MSFLEKKWWKEAVGYQIYIKSFNDSNGDGIGDINGIIEKLDYLKDLGVDLLWICPFYKSPMDDNGYDVSDYYQIAPEYGTLEDAKKMIDEAHKRGIKIIADFVMNQTSDEHPWFIESRKSVDNPYRDYYIWQKGKIVDGKEVEPTNWASFFGGSCWQKDELTNEYYMKIFSKKMPDLNWANPNVRKGMQDIATFWLDLGVDGFRVDAVAHIARSTTFEDSTMESNEVYKPDWRKFSNLPKLHDYLHEFNQNVLKHYDVMTVGEVGGGALPEEAIEYAGLDRDELNMVFNFDHNWCNNVWDLKDPNEPIVVNLKHMKEMFLKWQKNLYGKAWNPLYWLNHDQPRVMSQYGNEKKPFLSGSMLATALYFMWGTPFIYQGEEIGMTNYPFKTIDDFNDVSVKTTYALEKSRGNTDLDRFIGFTAKRSRDNARTPMQWNNKPYAGFSTKEPWFHVNPNFTKVNVEDQINDPNSLLNYYKKVIALKKDDAYKSTLVYGSYEMINQEHPQVYAYLRKGDQTILVVTNFFDCETSISLNGLKVKQVLLSNYESNEISLDNLILRPYESYVFEVSEGGSKHE, encoded by the coding sequence ATGAGTTTTTTAGAAAAAAAATGGTGGAAAGAAGCCGTAGGCTATCAAATATATATCAAAAGTTTTAATGATTCAAATGGTGATGGTATTGGTGATATCAACGGTATTATCGAAAAGCTTGACTACTTAAAAGATCTAGGTGTTGACTTGCTATGGATATGTCCATTTTATAAGTCACCAATGGATGATAATGGTTATGACGTATCGGATTACTATCAAATTGCTCCAGAGTATGGGACACTTGAGGATGCCAAAAAAATGATTGATGAAGCGCACAAACGTGGCATCAAAATCATTGCCGATTTTGTCATGAACCAAACATCTGATGAACACCCGTGGTTTATTGAATCAAGAAAATCGGTTGATAACCCTTACCGTGATTATTACATTTGGCAAAAGGGTAAAATCGTCGATGGAAAAGAAGTCGAACCAACCAACTGGGCATCGTTTTTTGGCGGGTCCTGCTGGCAAAAAGATGAATTAACCAATGAGTATTACATGAAGATATTCTCCAAAAAAATGCCAGACTTAAACTGGGCAAATCCAAACGTTAGAAAAGGGATGCAAGACATCGCAACGTTTTGGCTTGATCTTGGTGTGGACGGTTTTCGAGTGGATGCCGTGGCTCACATTGCACGCTCAACCACCTTTGAAGATTCCACGATGGAGAGTAATGAAGTTTACAAGCCGGATTGGCGTAAGTTTTCTAACTTACCTAAACTGCATGACTATTTACATGAATTCAATCAAAACGTCTTAAAACATTACGATGTGATGACGGTCGGTGAAGTTGGTGGTGGTGCATTACCGGAAGAAGCCATCGAATATGCTGGACTTGATCGTGATGAGTTAAACATGGTATTTAATTTTGACCACAACTGGTGTAACAACGTTTGGGACTTAAAAGACCCTAACGAACCGATTGTAGTTAACCTTAAACACATGAAAGAGATGTTCTTGAAATGGCAAAAGAATCTTTATGGTAAAGCATGGAACCCACTTTACTGGCTAAATCATGATCAACCTCGTGTGATGAGTCAATATGGTAATGAGAAAAAACCGTTTTTATCGGGTTCGATGCTTGCAACTGCACTCTATTTTATGTGGGGCACCCCATTTATTTACCAAGGCGAAGAAATTGGGATGACTAATTACCCATTTAAAACTATTGACGATTTTAATGACGTTAGTGTAAAGACAACCTACGCGCTTGAAAAGTCAAGAGGCAATACAGACTTAGATCGGTTCATTGGCTTTACCGCCAAACGCAGTCGAGATAACGCTAGAACACCGATGCAGTGGAATAATAAACCTTACGCAGGGTTTTCAACAAAAGAACCGTGGTTTCACGTCAACCCAAACTTCACTAAAGTGAACGTAGAAGATCAAATCAACGACCCAAATTCATTGTTGAATTATTATAAAAAAGTCATTGCTTTAAAGAAAGACGACGCTTATAAGAGCACACTTGTTTATGGTTCATATGAAATGATTAATCAAGAACACCCTCAAGTTTATGCGTATCTTAGAAAAGGCGACCAAACCATTTTGGTGGTCACCAACTTCTTTGATTGTGAGACATCCATCTCGCTAAACGGACTTAAGGTAAAACAAGTATTATTGTCAAATTACGAATCAAACGAGATTTCGTTAGATAACCTGATTTTAAGACCGTACGAATCTTATGTGTTTGAAGTCAGTGAAGGAGGTAGTAAACATGAATAA